One Parcubacteria group bacterium genomic window, AACTATCTTCAAAAATATTCAGGACAGGTTTTCAAATTAGTTATTGCTATCGGCGTTTCGCTATCGGCGGGAGTTATCGGCTCGTTCTTTACGATGCCCGCGATACAGTCGGGCTGGTACGCCGAACTTGCAAAGCCGGCGCCGAATCCTCCTGCTTGGGTTTTCGGGCCCGTGTGGACTGCGCTTTACGCGCTTATGGGCATCGCGGCATGGCTTGTATGGAAGCAATGGAGTCAAGGTAGCCCTTCGACACGGCTCAGGGTAAAAACAGCTTTGGCCGTTTTTGGCCTGCAGCTGTTTTTAAATGCCATCTGGTCAATCATATTCTTCGGTCTGCATGGTTCGACATGGCTCACCATAAACAATCTCGGCTGGGCTCTGGTTGATATCATTCTCCTCTGGCTCGCAATCGTCTGGACAATCGCAGTATTCTACAAAATCTCTAAGCCGGCGGCCTATCTCCTCGCACCGTATCTTCTTTGGGTCAGCTTCGCCTCGTATCTGAATTACTCAATCTGGATGCTGAACTAAGAACTACTAAAATGCGTGAACCCCCACACCAGATTTTGGTGTGGGGGGGTGAAGCGCGCGGAGCTTATTATAAAAATACCCCGCAACTCTGACGCCTTTAAGGGGTCGGAGCCCCGACTGTAACGTCGGGGCTGCGGGGAACACAAATGAGTTTTACTTTTTTTGTAAAGTTCTTAAAAACTTTACTAGCTCCATTGCTTCTGTTTCCGAAAATTTTCCTTTCCAAGCCGGCATTTTTTCCATTCCATTCAAAATTATTTCTTTTAATTCACCGTCAGACTTTTTAGCCGTTGTGATTTTAGTCAGGTCTAATTTGGAAAGATCCCCTCCAACAAGTACGCCTAACTTTTTATTTCCAGTTCCATCGCCAAAGTGACACGAGGCACATTTATCGGCGTAAAGCTTGTTGTCGACGGCCGAAACAGAAACGGCAGACAAAAGCAAAAAGAGCATAAAAGCAAGAAGAACGGTCGTCGTTTTCATGGCTGCCTCTTTCCGATTTTTGTTTTTTTATTAAAGATCCGCAGTAAATTACACATAATATAACACATCTTTAATTATGCCGTCAAGCGTAAAAAATACTGCACTTGAGTGCCAATATGTTATAATTTAGCTTATTATAATTAATTAAACAATATGCTATTTGAACTAAGTCAATACAGCGATATTGCATTTTTTATTTTGCGGCTGGTCATTGCGGCGATTTTCATCTATCATGCTTTGCCGAAATTAAAAAATAAAATGGGGAGCGCTTTTCTTGTTTTAGGTGCCGTGGAAGGAGCGGCAGGAGCGGCGCTTGTACTTGGATTTTTTGTCCAGCTTGCCGCGCTGCTTTTAGCTATTGTGATGGCGAGCGCTATCTGGATGAAAATAACAAAATGGCACTCGCCATTTTCGGCGATGGATAAAACCGGCTGGGAACTTGATCTGATTCTCTTAGCCGCAAACATTATCATTTTTGTAAGTGGTGGCGGCGCGATAGGAATTCAATAAACTGCAAAAATAAGCGATAATTCGGAACTTGTTATAAAAATACCCCCACAGCTGCGGGGGGGGTCTCCGGACTAGCGGCACTCTTCGCCGGGCGCGACTACTTTCAAGCAGATTGGGCAATGAATTCCCACTTTATGATATGCGCCAATCAGTTTACTTAGCGCTTCCGTGTCTCCAAATATTCGCAATACTTCGGCAAACAAACGCTGGTCCGACATTTGGCTATGATGGTACTTAACGTCTTTGGGTTTGCTGTCGCTGCGCAATATTGCGTAGAGTTTTACTCGGGGATCATTTGCGCTTTTCTCATTTTGCAACTCAATTCCGGTAAATTTCGCCATATTTTCTACCTGTTCTACCTGTTTCATTGCCGTGTCGCTTACCGTATCCGTTTCGGCTGATCTCTGAATAGCACTCTCGTAGTCCTCTCTATTTATAATACCCCCCAATTCTTGATATTGCTCATAAGGATCCTTTTTCTGTTCGGTGTCGCGCATGTCGCCACCCTCTTTATAAAAATCTTTTTCCATAATCTTAATAATATAACATTAATAATAAAAAGTTAAATACTGTGCTATACTTTAACTATTATACTTAATAAATATGAGACAAAAAGAATCGCTGACAGGGCAATCTCAAGAAATTTTTGATTTGCTTTCCGAGTACTCAAAAGCCCTTTCGCTTCTTGAGAAGTATGATTCCGGAACGCTGGCGGAACCTGAAGGTATCCCGGCCAAATTTGTTTTAAAATATGAAGATTGCCTTGAAATTATTAAAGTTATCAAAACCGAACTTACCGCAAAAAATGGGGCCGGTAGTTTATTTGGTTCCCAAAGGAGCGGAATGTTTGAAGGAGTTATAAAAAATATTTATCAAACATTCGATGGTCGGGAACTATACGACACTACTTCAAAAAAAGCGGCCCATCTTTTATATCTTGTGATTAAAGATCATCCCTTTTATGACGGCAACAAGCGCATCGGCGCGTTTTTGTTCGTTTATTTTCTTAGTAAAAACAACTATCTATATAACGAGAATGAAAAGAATAAGATAGATAACAGCGCCCTAGTCGCGTTAGCCCTGCTTGTCGCCGAAAGCAATCCCAAAGAAAAAGACGCTATTATAAAAATCATTTTAAATTTGCTATAATATAAGCCATGAAAGGTTATGTAACAAATATAGAAAAAGCTTCGCTTGAGAATGAAAATTTTCGCCAAGTTTTATATACCGCCAAAAACAGCCAATTAGTGCTTATGTCTTTAAAACCCGGTGAAGAAATCGGCGAGGAAATACACGCATTAGACCAGTTTATAAGGGTTGAAAAAGGCGCGGGTAAAGCGATTTTAGACGACATTGAATACATTATCGAAGATGGTTCGGCCATCGTTATTCCTGCCGGAACGAAACATAATATTATTAACACATCAGCAGACGCGGAACTTAAACTTTATACGATTTATTCTCCCCCCGAGCATCGCGACGGTGTTATACATAAAACCAAAACCGATGCCATGGCTGGTGAAGAACACTTTGACGGAATGACAACCGAATAAGGGCTGTTAATAAGTTTAGGAGCATTAAAACAGCAGATAGGTTATAATATATAGTAAGATGCCGCATTTAATTTGAATAATTAGATTAATTATAAGTGTGGCTCCGCAAAGGTCGAAAGTTAAATTTAAACATAAGTTTTTACGAATATGAAAATGTTACACA contains:
- a CDS encoding Fic family protein, whose amino-acid sequence is MRQKESLTGQSQEIFDLLSEYSKALSLLEKYDSGTLAEPEGIPAKFVLKYEDCLEIIKVIKTELTAKNGAGSLFGSQRSGMFEGVIKNIYQTFDGRELYDTTSKKAAHLLYLVIKDHPFYDGNKRIGAFLFVYFLSKNNYLYNENEKNKIDNSALVALALLVAESNPKEKDAIIKIILNLL
- a CDS encoding cupin domain-containing protein, whose product is MKGYVTNIEKASLENENFRQVLYTAKNSQLVLMSLKPGEEIGEEIHALDQFIRVEKGAGKAILDDIEYIIEDGSAIVIPAGTKHNIINTSADAELKLYTIYSPPEHRDGVIHKTKTDAMAGEEHFDGMTTE
- a CDS encoding tryptophan-rich sensory protein encodes the protein MKINNYLQKYSGQVFKLVIAIGVSLSAGVIGSFFTMPAIQSGWYAELAKPAPNPPAWVFGPVWTALYALMGIAAWLVWKQWSQGSPSTRLRVKTALAVFGLQLFLNAIWSIIFFGLHGSTWLTINNLGWALVDIILLWLAIVWTIAVFYKISKPAAYLLAPYLLWVSFASYLNYSIWMLN
- a CDS encoding DoxX family protein translates to MLFELSQYSDIAFFILRLVIAAIFIYHALPKLKNKMGSAFLVLGAVEGAAGAALVLGFFVQLAALLLAIVMASAIWMKITKWHSPFSAMDKTGWELDLILLAANIIIFVSGGGAIGIQ
- a CDS encoding cytochrome c, which translates into the protein MKTTTVLLAFMLFLLLSAVSVSAVDNKLYADKCASCHFGDGTGNKKLGVLVGGDLSKLDLTKITTAKKSDGELKEIILNGMEKMPAWKGKFSETEAMELVKFLRTLQKK